The following are from one region of the Scyliorhinus canicula chromosome 26, sScyCan1.1, whole genome shotgun sequence genome:
- the LOC119957475 gene encoding solute carrier family 23 member 2-like isoform X2: MWEGCFLLWVVLNGAAPVSGEQDTEITELMAVYTKQNSVADKSSLSGVSESSDAADPQRMDMIYTIEDVPPWYLCIFLGLQHYLTCFSGTIAVPFLLVDAMCVGYDQWATSQLIGTIFFCVGLTTLLQSTLGCRLPLFQASAFAFLAPARAILSLEKWKCNNSGRKGLLLFLRSEQLQNACMKQWLLAGE, translated from the exons GTGGTGTTGAATGGAGCTGCTCCAGTCAGTGGGGAGCAGGACACCGAGATCACTGAGCTAATGGCTGTGTACACCAAACAGAACAGTGTGGCAGACAAG TCCTCTTTGTCCGGCGTCTCGGAGAGCAGCGACGCCGCCGACCCCCAGAGGATGGACATGATTTACACCATCGAAGATGTCCCGCCCTGGTACCTCTGCATCTTCCTGGGATTGCAG CACTACCTGACCTGTTTCAGTGGCACCATTGCTGTGCCTTTCTTGTTGGTGGATGCCATGTGTGTCGGCTATGATCAGTGGGCCACCAGCCAGCTGATAGGAACCATCTTCTTCTGCGTGGGGCTGACCACATTGCTTCAGAGCACATTAGGATGCAG GTTACCCTTGTTTCAGGCCAGCGCCTTCGCCTTCCTCGCTCCAGCGCGAGCAATCCTGTCCCTGGAGAAATGGAAATGTAACAACTCAGGTAGGAAGGGTCTGTTGCTGTTTTTGAGATCAGAACAACTGCAGAATGCTTGCATGAAGCAATGGCTCCTGGCTGGGGAATAG